A DNA window from bacterium contains the following coding sequences:
- a CDS encoding cell division protein ZapA encodes MKPKESGTMAVQPTVVRVKIFGQEYGVKGDADADYIKKVAEYVDAKMRDVEETLSHGSSPLKIAVLAALNLTDELFMAWEERDKLKSDIESKARALTERMSRELDEEV; translated from the coding sequence GTGAAACCGAAGGAGAGCGGAACGATGGCGGTGCAACCGACGGTTGTCCGGGTAAAAATCTTCGGACAGGAGTATGGCGTAAAAGGCGACGCCGACGCCGATTATATCAAGAAAGTCGCTGAGTACGTCGATGCGAAGATGCGCGATGTCGAGGAGACGCTTTCCCATGGCAGCTCTCCTTTGAAGATTGCGGTACTGGCAGCGTTGAATCTCACCGATGAATTGTTTATGGCTTGGGAAGAGCGCGATAAATTGAAAAGCGATATTGAATCCAAAGCTCGCGCCCTAACCGAAAGAATGAGTCGTGAACTCGACGAGGAAGTCTAA
- the pheS gene encoding phenylalanine--tRNA ligase subunit alpha: protein MTSLSDQILEIERSFSACISEAKPDEWEELKNRFLGRKGELAALFDLLGKSAPEEKKLLGKKLNEVKNAFAEQIETLQKRVIVSAKVPRLDPTLPGRPYPIATKHPLTATMEAIADLFGRMGFVVEEGPELETAYYNFDALNTPPWHPAREKSDTLYLVPGTGDRELLRTETSPVQIHSLEKRGVPLRIISPGRVYRNDKPDATHNPMFHQVEGLCVDKGISMADLKGTLLSFYRALLGPDTNIRFRPHFFPFTEPSAEVDVTCPFCHGKGCRVCKQSGFIEMGGSGMVHPNVLEGVGVDTEVYTGFAFGLGIERLAMLLYGIDDIRLFYENDLRFLAQF from the coding sequence ATGACAAGTCTTTCCGATCAGATTTTAGAAATTGAAAGATCGTTTTCTGCGTGTATTTCCGAGGCAAAACCGGATGAGTGGGAAGAGCTGAAGAACCGCTTTCTCGGTCGTAAAGGGGAACTTGCAGCACTCTTCGATTTACTGGGGAAATCAGCGCCGGAAGAAAAGAAATTGCTTGGTAAAAAGTTGAACGAAGTGAAGAACGCCTTCGCCGAGCAAATCGAAACTTTACAAAAACGCGTAATCGTCTCCGCAAAAGTACCACGGCTCGATCCGACACTGCCCGGTCGTCCTTACCCCATTGCGACCAAACACCCGCTCACAGCGACGATGGAAGCGATTGCCGACTTGTTCGGACGGATGGGTTTCGTAGTCGAAGAAGGTCCCGAACTGGAAACTGCCTATTACAATTTCGATGCATTGAATACTCCGCCGTGGCACCCTGCCCGAGAAAAATCCGATACATTATATCTCGTACCCGGCACCGGTGATCGGGAATTACTTCGCACTGAGACCTCGCCGGTACAAATTCATTCGTTGGAAAAACGCGGTGTACCGTTACGGATAATTTCACCCGGCCGCGTCTATCGAAACGATAAACCGGATGCGACGCATAATCCGATGTTCCATCAAGTCGAGGGGCTTTGTGTCGATAAGGGAATTTCAATGGCGGATTTGAAAGGGACGTTGTTGTCGTTCTACCGTGCATTGCTTGGTCCTGATACAAACATTCGTTTTCGTCCCCATTTCTTCCCGTTCACGGAACCATCGGCGGAAGTTGATGTAACCTGTCCCTTCTGTCATGGCAAGGGTTGCCGGGTTTGCAAGCAGAGTGGCTTCATCGAAATGGGTGGCAGCGGGATGGTTCATCCCAACGTTCTTGAAGGGGTTGGCGTCGATACCGAAGTGTACACTGGCTTTGCGTTCGGATTGGGGATTGAGCGGCTGGCGATGTTACTGTACGGCATCGACGATATTCGGTTATTCTACGAGAACGATCTTCGTTTTCTCGCGCAGTTTTAA
- the pheT gene encoding phenylalanine--tRNA ligase subunit beta has product MIRISYRWLQELVDLPETPEQLRDVLTQLGFEVEELLTIPGVPDGVYAAFVLAIQPHPNADKLRLVTVALDGETKTVVCGAPNVEVGQWVPLAVVGTKIGDITLESRPIRGVVSEGMICSERELGRSDDHSGIWVLGVGDTDEWEAGEQLSERILSDAVFGIEVTLNRSDCLSHLGIARELSAKFGREIHLPPTPIDELDEPATNQVKVVIDAPDGCPRYRTRIMRKVDAKIASPFWMRERLKRMGTRSISAVVDATNYVMFETGHPLHAFDRAFLSGSEIGVRMATEGEKFVTLDGEERILTPEDVLIRDAEKAVALGGVMGGLNSEIRDTTTDVLLEAAYFHPVTIRRTARRLGLSTESSKRFERGADPDGVIYAMDRVCSLIQMLAGGEVYFGVVDDYPKQLVRSAVSLRETRLHSILGYDTIKLGEAEAILNRLGMATNQRSDISVEVTPPSWRHDILREIDLIEEVGRVYGFSEIPTKPSAEVQLNSAQNPEWLARQRWSGTLRSMGFSEAVSNSMVNPDDLAVLGILDGAVRIANPIAPELSVMRTNLLVSLLTAAAHNLRHGRERVALFEIGRVFGKGLIDTQSTERWHLAIAMAGEAEPQWWRASKPRLMDSTDVIGVLERLKKTELHSLTWSPIDYFGPIEEAYRLEVGGKPVGFAGRISGATRKESLRPEAHVVAKRFELDKPVWVLEFNAEALTIEQPQVKYQPFSRFPAVVRDLSYLAPDSFLAGQLLDSANKAIDKQPFDVTVSLFDRHEDKATKTIAFGVRLRMLAADRTLSEPEINGALNTVMEAIAHLPEVKLRSGQ; this is encoded by the coding sequence ATGATTCGCATTTCATATCGCTGGCTACAAGAATTAGTCGATTTACCGGAAACGCCGGAACAATTGCGCGATGTATTGACCCAACTCGGCTTTGAAGTCGAAGAGCTGCTGACCATTCCCGGTGTTCCCGATGGGGTGTATGCCGCGTTTGTATTGGCGATTCAACCTCACCCCAACGCCGACAAACTGAGATTGGTAACGGTTGCATTAGATGGCGAGACAAAGACAGTGGTATGCGGTGCGCCGAACGTCGAAGTGGGGCAATGGGTACCGCTCGCCGTTGTCGGAACGAAAATCGGCGATATCACGTTGGAGTCGCGTCCTATCCGTGGGGTTGTCAGCGAAGGTATGATCTGTTCGGAACGCGAATTAGGACGGTCGGATGATCATTCTGGAATTTGGGTTTTGGGTGTTGGCGACACCGACGAGTGGGAAGCTGGAGAGCAGCTATCTGAGCGAATTCTCAGTGATGCAGTTTTCGGTATTGAGGTGACTCTCAATCGTTCGGATTGCTTATCTCATCTCGGGATTGCCCGTGAACTGTCGGCAAAATTTGGCCGAGAAATTCATCTGCCGCCAACGCCAATCGACGAATTGGATGAGCCAGCAACGAATCAAGTAAAAGTTGTGATTGATGCGCCTGATGGCTGCCCCCGTTACCGCACCCGGATTATGCGCAAAGTCGATGCCAAAATCGCTTCTCCATTCTGGATGCGCGAAAGACTCAAGAGAATGGGCACTCGCTCGATTTCGGCAGTCGTTGATGCGACCAATTATGTGATGTTCGAGACCGGACATCCGCTCCACGCTTTTGATCGCGCGTTTCTTTCCGGCAGCGAAATTGGTGTCCGAATGGCAACCGAAGGAGAAAAGTTTGTGACTCTCGACGGTGAGGAGCGAATCCTTACCCCGGAAGATGTTTTGATCCGCGATGCGGAAAAAGCGGTTGCTTTAGGCGGCGTTATGGGCGGATTGAACAGCGAAATTCGCGACACCACGACCGATGTCTTGCTGGAGGCAGCCTATTTTCACCCGGTAACAATTCGCCGCACAGCGCGCCGGTTAGGGCTTTCCACTGAATCGTCGAAACGGTTTGAGCGTGGCGCTGATCCCGATGGCGTGATCTATGCAATGGATCGCGTCTGTTCGTTGATTCAAATGCTTGCTGGTGGCGAAGTGTATTTCGGAGTAGTTGATGATTATCCGAAGCAATTGGTTCGCTCAGCTGTCTCACTCCGGGAGACCAGACTACACTCGATCCTCGGTTACGATACAATCAAACTCGGAGAGGCGGAAGCGATTCTCAATCGCTTGGGAATGGCGACAAATCAACGATCCGATATATCGGTAGAAGTAACTCCCCCCTCATGGCGGCATGACATACTCCGGGAAATTGATTTAATCGAAGAAGTGGGTAGGGTTTATGGTTTCAGTGAGATACCCACGAAACCGTCGGCGGAAGTGCAATTGAACAGCGCTCAGAATCCTGAATGGCTTGCCCGGCAACGCTGGAGCGGTACCCTGCGGTCGATGGGCTTCAGCGAAGCGGTATCGAATTCGATGGTAAATCCGGATGATTTAGCGGTGCTGGGAATCCTCGATGGTGCGGTAAGAATTGCCAATCCAATCGCTCCCGAATTATCGGTTATGAGGACGAACTTATTGGTGAGTTTATTGACTGCTGCGGCACATAACTTGCGACATGGCAGGGAGCGGGTCGCGTTGTTTGAGATCGGCCGAGTCTTCGGTAAGGGCTTGATTGACACCCAATCGACTGAGCGTTGGCATCTGGCAATAGCGATGGCTGGCGAGGCGGAACCGCAATGGTGGCGCGCATCGAAGCCAAGATTAATGGACTCAACTGATGTGATCGGTGTACTGGAACGCTTGAAAAAGACTGAACTGCACTCGCTTACATGGTCCCCAATTGATTATTTTGGACCAATCGAGGAAGCGTATCGCTTGGAGGTAGGGGGAAAACCGGTAGGATTTGCCGGGCGGATATCCGGAGCAACCCGAAAGGAATCCTTACGACCGGAAGCCCACGTTGTAGCGAAGCGGTTTGAACTGGATAAACCAGTTTGGGTGTTGGAGTTTAACGCTGAAGCGTTAACAATAGAACAACCGCAAGTGAAGTATCAACCGTTTTCCCGTTTTCCCGCCGTTGTTCGGGATCTGTCGTATTTGGCGCCCGATAGCTTTTTAGCGGGTCAGTTACTGGACAGCGCGAACAAGGCAATCGACAAACAACCGTTCGACGTAACAGTTTCGCTGTTTGACCGGCACGAGGACAAAGCGACCAAAACAATCGCCTTCGGAGTTCGGTTACGAATGCTGGCTGCTGATCGTACCTTGTCGGAACCCGAGATCAATGGGGCTCTAAACACTGTGATGGAAGCGATTGCGCACCTTCCGGAAGTAAAATTGCGTAGCGGGCAGTAG